AGGCTTCTCCAACTTCAAGCCAACATGAAAGCTGTGCTTCACCAAAGAAAGCACCACGTCTACAGGCTAGTATTtgttaaacctttttatttaacattgcCAATTGTTTCTCAATGAAATCACACGTtataataaactgtttattgtttACAGGTGGAAGAAGAAATGGAGGAGTTTTCTGTGGAGCTGAATCCAAAGTGGTTGGATGATGACATGCTGGGAATCTTGGGGGACGGCAACACATCAACTTTTGAAGATGCTTCTACTGCACCATTTCAAAAAACAAAGGTAATCCTGATGTGTTAATATGCATAATATAAAACTTTGATCCCAAGCACATTGTTGgaactgttttttaaatgaattgcctgttaaaatttgaaggaatgtCATGTctaaaaaaagcaaattattGAGAAGTCTTCTGATCTTCTAGAAATAGGAATTAATGAAGTAaagtatattatttttatttgtgaaggGAAATTCGTGTCCATTTACTTAATTTAGCCATAAATACTTTAAGCTTCAATCATGGGTTGCCTCACTGTatacactcctgatcaaaatcttaagaccagtcaaaaaattgcaagaatttgcattttgcactattggatcttaagaaggttctaagtagagcttcacaatgttaaaaggacaaatcagtgcaagagacaagaacatttgagcagggaattgtctgaaaactgcatttacactcaaacatgattttttcagctgatcaaaagtttaagaccatagCTCAAAAAAACCcgaaaaccccccaaaacagaaatcaaaatcaaaaaaaaggACTCAGTAATGAGTAGCTCCACCATTCTTGTTGATGACTTCAAACAATCGTTTAGGCATGCTCGATGCCAGTGTTTCCAGGAGGCTAGTGGGAACGTTGCTCCAAGTGTTGAAGATGGCTTCACGAAGGGCATCCATTGTCTGGAACTgatgtccatttttgtaaacTTCCCTTGCCATCCATCCCCAAATGTTCTCAATTGGGTTTAGATCCGGGGAACATGCAGGATGGTCCAAAAGAGTGATGTTATTCTCTTGGAAGAACTCCTTTGTCAGGCGGGCATTGTGGACTGcagcattgtcctgttgaaaacCCAATCATTACCACACAGACGAGGGCCCTCAGTCATGAGGGATGCCCGCTGCAACATCTCCACATAGCCAGCTGCTGTTTGACGCCCCTGCACAACCTGAAGCTCCATTGTTCCATTGAAGGAAAACGCACCCCAAATCATGATGGCGCCCCCACCACTGTGCCGTGTAGAAAACATCTCAGGTGGGATCTCCCTGTCATGCCAGTAACGTTGGAAGCCATCAGGACCATCAAGGTTAAATTTTTTCTCATCAGAGAagacaactttcttccacctttCAATGTCCCATGTTTGGTGCATCCTTGCAAAGTCCAAACGGGCAATTCTGTGGCGTTGAAGAAGACGTGGCCTTTGAAGacgttttttgtttctgaagccCTTCTCTCGCAGATGCCGTCTGATGGTTATTGGGCTGCAGTCAGCACCAGTAATGGCCTTAATTTGGGTAGAGGATCGTCCCGTGTCTTGACGGACAGCCAATCGGATCCTGCGGCTCAGAGCTGGTGAAATCTTTTGGGGTCTACCACTTGACTTTTTTGTTCCATAACCCtcaggatcatttaaaaaatgcaaaatgactgTCTTACTGCGTCCAACCTCAGCAGCGATGGCACGTTGTGAGAGGCCTTGCTTATGCAGCTCAACAATCctaccacgttcaaagtcagtgagcttttttgcttttgccatCAGGAGGTCTTGACAGTGTAAAGACTTCACAGAAAATGACATGGAATCCAGATGTTTGCACAgcttttggcttttaaagactatggtcttaaacttttgatcagctgaaaaaatcatgttttagtgtaaatgcagttttcagacaattccctgctcaaatgtgcttgtctcttgcactgatttgtccttttaacattgtgaagctctacttagaaccttcttaagatccaatagtgcaaaatgcaaattcttgcaattttttgactggtcttaagattttgatcaggagtgtatAACATGGATACATAGTGTTTCCCTTCTAGATTGGCtactaaaaacatgaaactactatatgaaacattttacctttgtgtgtaGAACATGTTTAACTCGATTCACTCAAACAGAGCATACCAGCAGAGCAGTTAATCGTTGTTAAGCTTCTTGAATTGTGCTTATCCCAATCTCTAATTGTACCCTTGTATTTTTGTATTAGAGCTGTGACAGAGTAGTGCCTGGTGAGGAAACTGTCTCCAACAACGGTAAGACAAGTTTTGCTGATCACACATTAATTACAAGAGGTTCATTTTACCAGGGCCATGACCGGTTtggttcaaataaatcaaaacagtgTGCCACCAATAGTATTACTGCTATCATGACTAATGCCATTCACAACGCAAGAACCTGGTCAACAAATGATATTAATAGAATGGTGATAAATGGTGATagaatttacattttcatgaaGCAGCATGACATGATTAGTGATGTCAATGGTAGTGGATACATTTTTGTCAGGGAATTGCCCACAAAATACACATTGAACAGAAACACATTCACCCTACAGTATTCAGACACATTTACCGGACATGTTAACATTCAAGAGTAGAATCGGGGTCTTGCCAATGTTGCTGTGTTAGGGTTGTTAGTGACAGACCATTTTCTGCAAGGACTGATGGAATGGATACTGACAATGTAGCATTGCATGACAGTTTTTGCATGTATAGGGAGCCCAGATGGGGATTTGCATAGTGTTGTTTCTTTGGAAGCAGATCATCTAACTGATGACTCTGTGAAGGTTGTGTCTCAAAGTATTTGCAACAACCTCACATTTAAGCACAATATTAAATGCAGATGGCAGATTTGGAAAGAACTTGGAATATATTTCTAAAGACTATTGAAGCAAAGTGAAACAGGAACATCTGACTTTACAGAACACCTATACATTTTTCAACGAATACTGAAGTGCATATTCATGCCTTTAACATGCTGCACGAGATTTGCACAGACAATAATCAAATTAAAGCACAGGACTTCAAAAAAATGACCAACCAGGTACCTGTATCAGATTATCGCAAACACAAGTTACTCAGGAAAACACATATTtgaaaaaactattaaaagctCGAGTGATGCTGATCAAAAACAATTTCATTTCAGACGGTCTGGTTAATAGATTGTTTGGTACTGTAATTCAAATCAAGTTCTCAGAAAAACGCATTGCACATACGATTTATGTAAACTTTGATGACAAAAGAGTATTCAAAAAACTGAGATAAAAATTCTCCTGTTCTGATCCAGAACTTAAATATGCATCTCCAGTACATCAAGATGAAGACATTGGCATACACTGGAGGCATTAGAAGACAGTTCCCACTACGACTTGCTTGAGCATGCACAATTCACAAAGTACAAGGTCTAACATTAGACAGAGCTGTTgtatcattaaaaaatattcttcTGCTGGCCAAGCTTATGTAGCATTGAGCCAAGTCAAATCATTTGAGAACCTTGTTATACAAGATTTTAAACCCACTGCAATTTATGCAAAGACCGACATAGAAGACAGTCTAAAAGTAATGACTAGCTTCATCAGCCCTTCATTAAACCCATTACCCAACAGGAATCTTTGTCTCAGTCTACACAAGATCCAGGGTTTaccaaatcatataaaagaTCTTAAGATGTTTGATACAGACATAATATGTCTAACAGAGACATGGCTTGAAGACGGTAAACCGCTCGACTTTGTAGAAATGCCAGTTTGGAcattcaaacacaaaacaagatcACAATCATACATTGAAACGGCTAACACTTGCAACttgaaaaatagaaatcatggtGGTATTGGTGTTTTGGTATAAGAATACGATTGCTTGTAACATTCTTGATGTACAGTGATTTAGAAGCAATTGTATTTAATGTACAACCTCATGACTACAACGTGTTACTGTTGTACCCGTTCATCATCACATAACAGCTCTCATTTTAAGATGAGTTTGGGCAGTGCTCAAAGCCTTTTTGATACCCTTTCTGGACCAAAGATTGTTCTGGGTGAATTCAATGACAATGCTCTGACTTCTAATTCCATAATTGCATTTCATGGGACAAAGGTTATACAATCAAATTGTAACCACACCAACAACTGACAGTGAGACTTTAATTGACCACATTTTTATTAAGGACTTTGATCCAGCAACAGTCAGTGCTAAAGTTATACCTACATACTACAGCTACCACAACAGCATCTTTATGACTTtcatttgaccaaaaaaaattcTCATATTTCAGATATGCAGAAAGCCCCCCTCCTTTTTAAGATCACAACTCCACATGTAAAACACATGACATGAAGTTCTGATACATTAAAACTCAGACCCATAAAACATAAGTTCAACTGTATTcggttttctattttctttcaagaacaatcaatattttttggtttgttttgttctccAAAGCCCTTATTGACCTGAATGAATCTGCCTACCAATTCTATATCATTGATAATAAATGGCAACCTATGATAAACACACATAATAGGAGGAACAGAACAACAGAGAAGAAACACCAATTCAACTAACAAAAAAGCACCATACAGAGatagaaaatatggaaaaataatCAAGAACAAGGGTCCTCTGGGAACCACTTGCACATATTACATAAACATATTACTTCAGTCACGTTTGCTTCCACAGGTTTGGACtacttttggttttgtttgctttatttttgtatattgtattcccatttttcttgaatttctttttccTAAACTTTTTATGATTTCTTTTCCCTGCACATTTGTGTAAATttttgacttcagttttttactttttattttttccaattgacaatttttaaaatcttttgtacacttattcacatttattttatttaagacaaCTTTtggcagtttaattttgtttcccACGATTTTCGTTCATAATTTCTTATTCTTTTCCAACTTTTATTACTGATGTTGCTGTTACCGTTTAGAGCTACTTTTtaccttcccaagatggcgactatgaagACAAATGACCTACAACCTTGCGTGAAGCGTGAGGAGGAGGTCTTGATGACGTATCTAGCGCACACGCCTAGTGCATGTTGAGCTTTGATCAGGAGCAGGTCTAACTCCTGAACAAAGGCTTCAATGAAAAACGTGTGCGAAACCTAAATTGTAGACAAACAGATTAAAGATGAAGAtaggaagagaagagaaaaattgACTCTCGGCCGAGTAAGCTTATCGTCAacccaaaaacaacacagccaaaatcacttgttaaatgcatgcacacacacattagaAATATCCAGCACTGTTAAAACAAACTCCGTCTCGGAGTAATTAAGCATCAAACTAattcctaataggttctgcccaggcacaaaatgtcACCATATGGgtgaaacagagaaataaaagggggaagTCCCGTTTACTTAGGTTGTCTCTGTGGGGATGTCCTGGCTTCAAATCTGCAGATCTGTGGGCATCCTGCAGCTTCGGCAGCAGCTTCGGTGAGCGCAGGTCCCTCAGGCAACAAAAAGAGGGGAAAACTCCACTCGGTCTCAGGCCTCTGTTCGACGCTTTGATGATCACTGGGAGATAGCGGCTCCCAGTGGGATCAAAAAATTAATTAAGAAGTACTTTTAAAGGTGATCTCCTGCATCGAAAATCAGGGATGAGTTTGATTTGAAAGTTCTGGGTCCAGCGAGAAATGGAACACATGCCACATGGGGAAAACCCCACAGgatgaaacagctgtgtgtcttcccAGTTGGCATGGTGCCAGTGAAGAAGAATGAGTTGAGCGCGCAGAGCTCTTATGTCGCCCCATAGCAACGAGATAACGTTTCCAGGCTGGGAGTCAGTTTTGaccgtgttgcatgctgggaacTTGTCTGTCACGTCATAAGATGGCATTACACcatggttgtaacattgtaaagatctagttgttcataATGCATGTAATGTTATTTCAGCGTTGGCTGCACATGTTAAAGAAGAgtctcctgaagaacagagtcctgagggggagcagcaggagtcagagcccctccacataaaggaggtacccggggcccgtcaggaaggagagcagctccttgtgaaggaggagactgatagcagctttccattaactgcacctcctatcaacagtaaggatcgTTTAGTTTGTTTGTGTCCCGTGTGTCAGCTAATGGCCAAAGCTAACTAAGCTAACTTCATTAGTGTCCATCAGAGAAAATATTCCCCTCCCTCCACATGAGCTGAGCAGATTCTTTTAAGAAAGTAAAGATGTGACCAGGAGCGGGTTCGGGTTGAAGTTGAAGTGTTGTAATTCAGCCCAGTAGCCTGGTTAGCAGAGGGTTTTGATCTGATCGCATAACCGCTGCAAATGCAATTAGAAATGTGACATGAATACTTTATTTTCAGTATAAAAGCACCTATTTTCAGCAATTAacactgtgtgtgtatgtatttaaTGATATAAAtggaaattttcttcagtttctaaaagtttattaaactaTAAATTCACTAATTTCTGACCCTTTAAATTTGGCACTGACTGATGCAGTTTTGGTTTTTATCCCAACAGATTTCATCATAAATCTGTAGATAGAGTCCTCCAATGTGAAATAATTATTGATCTATAACGCCATTAGATCTGTTAATCCAAAGATAACTACACTTTGAGATCAGTTCAGGAGAACTTTTGTTTCTTCCCTCCACAACAAACGTACAGCCAACATCCCCCTGTTGACACCAACAAGGAAGAGAGGAGCCGTAGGCTGTCCTCCAGAGCCCCCTAGTGGGCTGGCCTGATACGTGAACATAAACAAAAGACTAACAAGATCCTCTAAGAGTTTTGTTAACTGTGGTggcattttatttacttatttattttgaagggcagGGGGCCACCATCtaatttacatatttgtttttacatttgtgaACCAGGCTGCCTTTAAAAAAGCTTCATATTTCGACAAACGGTGATTAACAATTGTGGTTTAATGTGTTCGGTGCTACAAATGACCTTTATGAAACagtttatgaattttaattaattGCCTGAATCCATGCTACACAAAGCAAACTGTACCAAAGAGACAGCTATCAGAAGCACACAAAGGGAATGAGTGACTGAAGCTGAATGTGAATCAAATTCACTTTGGGTGTCTAGTTGAATCAGTTTTACTCCAAGGAAAAGCTGGTTGTCTGATCAGCAGCATGCAGTCATGCGGCTAGCTGAAATGTAGCTGTTAGAGGGCAGCTCCTGGTCCTAGGCTGTAGAAAACTCAGCTCTGCAGTTCTGCAGCAGGGGAAATTGGGGACTGCAGCATGGAGAAGTGGGGCCTCCTCTCAGCTTGGCTGGCCTAGCTGCTCCTGTGGGGCCTGTGAGTCGGCTGCAGTGGGCGATTTCACATCAGCTCCTCCTCTCAGCTTGATGAGAATGAGAACGATTATCTGTGGGAAACAGGGTTTAAAACAATGAAGCAGCTAACAGCTGTTAGCATTTTCAGCCAAAACGATGAAGAATGTTTCAAGATCTAGTGAAAGAAAACGCAGAGAAATGTATGATTCCAGGAGAGAAGAGACTGGAATGTCTCTGTGAATACAGTATAAATGTTGTTGTTCACTGAAACGGATGTTAAACTTGCCGATTACTAAgctgtgaccgcagagttgactgacgtgagtaaatgtactgatatgaggctcttaaagttgctgttagatggcttcatttaattaataaaggtTGGTCTTCTATCACGCCGTGCTGCCGCTTTTCTGTGAGGCTTTGCAGAGGGTCAGACTGGGtccattattatttatttttgatttattagttaaccAAACTGGCAATATGACAGTTCTGTggtactgtcactagatggcacCACATCTATTTATAACTGCTAATCAGACTGTGtgggggatgttttttttttttttaaaacatcatcaggatggaggcttggtgtatataaatttattttatggtGATCATGATCAACAGTTTCTGGTCTTTCTCAACATGGCTTTATACCTTTTAAGGTGGGAACAAAGTCAGAAGAGACCAACTGAAAATGTTCAGAGCACAGAGCAGATGTGGTGGAGGGCTTGGCTCCCATTTCTTATTAGTCTGTATGACCTGTTTCACCTACTTTGACCATCACTGGATCCTCAGGAAACTTAAATACACCAACGCCGTCTTTGTGAGTGTTTGAACAAAAACCTGCAAAACAACTGAAAAGGTCAATATCCTGTCAGCAGTGCTTTAGTTCTACAAAGAACTGACTTTTTGGGAGGAAGTTGTAACAGTCATACGCTGAGGTTGATAGGGTTAagacatcatttgttttttaggcTCACTTAGTATAGCAATTCTTCCCTTCCTGtatctttttaccttcttctgagATAACATGGCCTGTAACACTCATTTCTGCACccattgtattttatctttgctaactttgtttcccattttagccaaaatgatgtagcagctgttttaaatgcaattagAAAGCCACCTATGTACATTAATACTTTATTTCCATGTTTTGGATTAAAGCTCTTTAACCATGTTAAAATAGCCTGGATGAAAATTGTAGAACGGTCTACAAATCCCTGTGGCAGGCGTgtctacatatatttttttctcttccttgaaagtaaaaactgagaatctggacatggtctaattattcctgcatctaatgaaatgtttataaatGTCATTATACCCTCCTGTTCTTCATATTGTAGCCCGTACTGTTTTATCTGGTGCCTGTACTTTAATTTAGGAACTATTTTAACTGGTTCTACAGTTGTCAATAATCCTTTATCAGTTGGCCCTGTAGACCACAAAGCATTTGGAacaccttttaaataattttcattggATTCTGATAGCAAAGAATGTTGGAatattttgtctcatgccaaatcTTGGACACGGGGTTCTGAATCGAACAGAACTTTGTAAGGCTGTTTCCATAGTTCTGTACTAGGGCTATAAAGCCAGCCTGTTTTGTGTGGACACAGCTGAAAACCAGACGGTCTTTCTCCAGCTTTTAAACGCGGGCCTGTATCTCTCCACTGTGCTTCACTGGtcttaaacaatgacaaaaaatgttCCCATGGTAAGCCATACAATTTTTTCATCTGTGTAGAAAGCATAACAGTAATTGCTGCAAATTAACTCCCATCTGTAGCGACAAttgtagtttcctgtttttcaaacttttcatctGAGGTTAAGCACACATTCATAGTGGTTTGTAGATCAGCTAACCGAGTTTCATCCTCTAGGTTTAATAATGTGCTTCTAGCATTTTGCATaagtttgcttttctcttttatttggagCAGAGACGGTAAGCATAGTGCATAAAACACATGAGGATTTTGTTGCAGCGACATTTCATGTTCTACATGGAAACCTTCATTCCACTCTGGGTGGGAAAACTGCAATGCCTAATTTTTCCATTAAATCCTGTCCTAACAGATTAATGGGGCAAGTTGGTGACATTACTACAGGAGCATACaaccttttttcctgtttgagggtcttttatttctattacttttaacatccattttgggatgtttgaccatttgctgattttacaaaaatggacattttAGAAGTTCTTAGTCCTAGGTTatcttttatacatgttttacaGGCTCCTGAATCGCATAAAAGAGTAAATGGCTGTCCATCAATTATAAGCACTATGtatggtttttcttttaatgcatttaaaaccTCCCATCCTCCATACacatctactgtttttaatgctcTGGGTCCCCATTTGCTCTTGCCCCTAGTCACATTTTATATGAAGAACCGCCCCTGCGGTCTCTTCCTTGTCCCCGCAGATGAGGTGCTTGTATCTGATTGGGACATTCCCTGGACCAAATGGTCGGGTGACCCGCAATTCCAGCACCCCCCATCTGTTTTTACTGATTTGGGCTGAAAGCCCCCTCGGTCGCTAGGACCGCCCCTGCCTCCTCGGAAACCTCCTCGACGCTGTCAAGGCGGTCCGGTGGcttggaaagcaaatatttcttctgGGTCACATGAAGGATCTGCCCAGAaaatgtgtccccccccccccccccctccagacgCACCACTTCCCTTTTTAGCGTGTTTCTCGGCGTGATGCACATAGACCTATTCCATAACTGTGGTTACGTTAGATGTTATCAGTGTaactaagtgttttttttttaacccacgcAGATATATGCggctggaaaccttccattaacaaatataagtatttttattgttttatggatcCCAAATTTCCAATTATCCGCCCTCCTGCGAAAACTGCTCCCGCTGCGTCTGCTGCTGTTCCCCATTTACGCttcatgttcaaatattccGCCTTGTGGGGTTCTGCCTGTATAATTCGCCCTTATTTTTTCCCAATGTTTTCCCACTGATGACTGTAAGGATTGTCTGAACTCATgtccatttaaaccatatgagttATAAATTCCCTCCATGTCTTGGATCCATAATTCTGGATCTTCCTGCGAAGAAATTACACCTTCTACAGTCTTTCTAGCTTCTTCTAACGACCACGGACAGAAAACTAGGATTGTTTGAGGCTGCTGTGTTCCTACATTAGCATTTGCGACCTGCACCATAGGATACAATCCTTTGGACGGGTCTGTTGATAACgaatgatctgatttactcagtccatcCAGGTCTGGGTACAGATCTGAAATATCCCTGGGGGGGTTTAAAAGATTATATGGTGGTGGTCTGCCTTCTTCAGTTGCTACCATAGTTTGCGTTACTTTAGTATTGTTCTTGCGAGTTCTTTTTTTAGAGCCTAATTTTGTGGGAGATCAACAGGTGTTGGGGGAAGGTTGTCAGCCAGGCGCTGCAGTCGCCACCATTCCATCAGCCAACCCAACCCCTCCTGCTGCACGAGGCTGTCTCTCATCCTGCCTATTTTGTGCTTGAATTAACTTACAGCGCGCAACGTCAAACCCCTATATAGCTATAAacatatttctatatatatacatccacacatacacatagacatacacacacacattttttatttcccctttttttttttttcttagcgcTTATTTTTAGCCGGCACACAACGTTTTTCCATTGATTCACCTTCAACACACcatctattttatactttttcttccacttctgcaagtatttttttttaattttaagaaatatatatatttattgcaataacattttaaatttacttggATACACAAACTTTTCATCCCCTCTGGGATTTCCCTTTCTACTTTGTGCTGAACCCATCCTAATTACTTTTGCGTTGTGTTTATCTACCTTCCAGGAccttaatcctttttttttttctttcttttaaggtaccgttcaggactttaacctgagtTTTTTAGCTACCTTTAATTCTACGACGGACTGAAAACCGGTCGTATTGCTTCGAGGGACTCAAACCTCTCGATTTAACTtttcggggtttttttttaatcacccgtTACAAGGGACTAAAACCGCTTGCACAACTGTTCGGGGAACTTTTAATCACCCGAAACCCTGAACGACGGACTTTAACCGGTCGTTTAAAACTTACTTGCTGTGGTGTGCTTTTCTCCCGGTCGGATCCTGTCAATCCCTCGTTGGCGAAAGGAGTTAACCTATGACGCTGGACCAGCGAGGAAGTTACCTCCCGGGACTTTAGACTGGTCCTTGACTCAGACCACCGGTGGGTTTCAGCGTGTCCGCTCCTCTCGTCAGCGAGCTGATATGTTGGGATCCGCGTCACGGCACCAggctgatagggttattaaagataaccccttttaacctagaatgaaaaccacacaacacaagttttaaacatttctatagaaaaggacagaggacACCCAAACGAAGAACTACACTTCCTTAAGGTTTAGGAACGTCTGCGCTGAgtcatttctgtcctcttgcttttattttcacacatcaGGAGAAAAGGGTCAGGGGGATTGGGTCACGAGGTTACAACATGAGGGTTGAAAAAGGGTCAGGAGgcttcaggaatttacaacatgggggtggaAAGCAAAGACGGGAGCAAGGGATTCCTTATCTGAGAGAATTATTTGTTAttcctgtctaaggttaaatacaacagaaccttcctgaaagcaaactcttaaacaaaccaaatggctgtaacttgataaaaaaataaaatgattacattcacattttcctaacagaggttttctgttgttttatgaAGTGacaatgctatacagcattctcacttattaagttccttcaggtcttgattattattccgtacgtttttcggcatctaactactcctgcatactttaaccgatttaaacaattttcatatcaaaacgttcagctcgtttaCTGCTATGtgttttggtaattataacttttaatatttaaaatatttaactttttgtgaggtttttgctctcattgaaattaaatttttcagctttttgacagcttactgcttcagcctactttcagctagaaacgccattcaacttttaaaatgttcaaaaaacCTTCAGCTATATTCAGCTACtttagctttttcatatctttcaccattttcatatagtacctccttagaataattttgcattttcataaaattcagaaaaatgaatgcgttgctatggtttcTAGGAAGTTCATTTAGAGTGGCCACTCTGCCATTCCTATAGATTTTCCTTCTCTGAACAACTTGTTCTCACtagctc
The Fundulus heteroclitus isolate FHET01 unplaced genomic scaffold, MU-UCD_Fhet_4.1 scaffold_172, whole genome shotgun sequence genome window above contains:
- the LOC110368191 gene encoding uncharacterized protein LOC110368191, with the translated sequence MSKLHLWSRDGVHLSDDDGMKILTKAIYETSDEQIPKPTAKTKVTPIMSHSPPELLCTPDVPVMAPQNPFEWKVVGSYKRASPTSSQHESCASPKKAPRLQVEEEMEEFSVELNPKWLDDDMLGILGDGNTSTFEDASTAPFQKTKSCDRVVPGEETVSNNALAAHVKEESPEEQSPEGEQQESEPLHIKEVPGARQEGEQLLVKEETDSSFPLTAPPINSKDRLVCLCPVCQLMAKAN